From one Neofelis nebulosa isolate mNeoNeb1 chromosome 4, mNeoNeb1.pri, whole genome shotgun sequence genomic stretch:
- the PURB gene encoding transcriptional activator protein Pur-beta, translating into MADGDSGSERGGGGGPGGFQPAARGGEQETQELASKRLDIQNKRFYLDVKQNAKGRFLKIAEVGAGGSKSRLTLSMAVAAEFRDYLGDFIEHYAQLGPSSPEQVAAAAAGAEEGGGPRRALKSEFLVRENRKYYLDLKENQRGRFLRIRQTVNRGGGGPGPGGLQSGQTIALPAQGLIEFRDALAKLIDDYGGDDDELAGGAGGGAGGPGGGLYGELPEGTSITVDSKRFFFDVGCNKYGVFLRVSEVKPSYRNAITVPFKAWGKFGGAFCRYADEMKEIQERQRDKLYERRGGDESEGEEVDED; encoded by the coding sequence ATGGCGGACGGCGACAGCGGCAGCGaacgcggcggcggcggcgggcccgGCGGCTTCCAGCCTGCGGCCCGCGGCGGCGAGCAGGAGACCCAGGAGCTGGCCTCAAAGCGGCTGGACATCCAGAACAAGCGCTTCTACTTGGACGTGAAGCAGAACGCCAAGGGCCGCTTCCTCAAGATCGCCGAGGTGGGCGCGGGAGGCTCCAAGAGCCGCCTCACGCTGTCTATGGCGGTGGCCGCCGAGTTCCGCGACTACCTGGGCGACTTCATCGAGCACTACGCGCAGCTGGGTCCCAGCAGCCCCGAGcaggtggcggcggcggcggcgggcgccgAGGAGGGCGGCGGACCGCGGCGCGCGCTCAAGAGCGAGTTCCTGGTGCGCGAGAACCGCAAGTACTACCTGGACCTCAAGGAGAACCAGCGCGGCCGCTTCCTGCGCATCCGCCAGACGGTCaaccgcggcggcggcggccccgggcCTGGCGGCCTGCAGAGCGGCCAGACCATCGCGCTGCCCGCGCAGGGCCTCATCGAGTTCCGGGACGCGCTGGCCAAGCTCATCGACGACTACGGCGGCGACGACGACGAGCtggcgggcggcgcgggcggcggcgcggggggTCCGGGCGGCGGCCTGTACGGCGAGCTCCCGGAGGGCACCTCCATCACGGTGGACTCCAAGCGCTTCTTCTTCGACGTGGGCTGCAACAAGTACGGCGTGTTCCTGCGTGTGAGCGAGGTGAAGCCGTCCTACCGCAACGCCATCACCGTCCCCTTCAAGGCTTGGGGCAAGTTCGGGGGCGCCTTTTGCCGGTATGCGGACGAGATGAAGGAGATCCAGGAGCGGCAGCGGGACAAGCTGTACGAGCGACGCGGCGGGGACGAGTCCGAGGGCGAGGAGGTGGACGAGGACTGA